In Cynocephalus volans isolate mCynVol1 chromosome 3, mCynVol1.pri, whole genome shotgun sequence, one DNA window encodes the following:
- the CSPG4 gene encoding chondroitin sulfate proteoglycan 4, producing MRSGPRPPPPAPALALALTLAMLARLASAASFFGENHLEVPVATVLTNIDLELQFSTSQPEALLLLAAGPADHLLLQLYSGRLQVRLVLGQEELRLQTPAGTLLSDSIPHTVVLTISDGWAMLSVDGLLNASAPVLGAPLEVPYGLFVGGVGSLGLSYLRGASRPLRGCLYAAVLNGRSLLQSLTPDVHEGCAEEFSAGDDVALGFSGPHSLAAFPAWGTQDEGTLEFTLTTRSQQAPLAFQAGGQRGDFIYVDIFEGHLRAVVEKGQGTVLLHNSVPVADGQPHEVSVHMNAHQLEISVDQYPTRTSNRGILSYLEPRGSLLLGGLDAEASRYLQEHRLGLAPGAANASLLGCMEDLSVNGQRWGLREALLTRSMAAGCRLEEDEYEEDAYGPYEAFSTLAPEAWPAMELPEPCVPEPGLPPVFANFTQLLTISPLVVAEGGMAWLEWRHVQPTLDLTQAELRKSQVLFSVSRSARHGELELDIPGAQTRKMFTLLDVVNRKARFVHDGFEDTSDQLVLEVSVTARAPVPSCLRRGQTYILPVQINPVNDPPRVIFPHGSLMVILEHTQKPLGPEVFQAYDPDSACEGLTFQLLGTPASLPVERRDQPGQPATEFSCRELEMGSLVYVHRGGPAQDLTFRVSDGLQASPPATLKVVAVRPAIQVHHSTGLRLAQGSAAPILPANLSVETNAVGQDVSVLFRVTEALHFGELQKQGAGGVEGAEWWATQAFHQRDVEQGRVRYLSTDPEHRTNDAVENLTLEVQVGQETLSNLSFPVTIQRATVWMLQLEPLHMQNTQQEALTTAHLEATLEETGPSPTTFHYEVVQAPRKGNLQLQGTRLSDSQGFTQDDLQAGRVTYEATARASEAVEDNFRFRVTAPPHFSPLYTFPIHIGGDPDAPILTNVLLLVPEGGEGVLSADHLFVKSLNSANYLYEVMERPRHGRLAWRGAEDKAMMVTSFTNEDLLHGRLVYQHDDSETTEDDIPFVATRQGESSGDMAWEEVRGVFRVAIQPVNDHAPVQTISRIFHVSRGGRRLLTTDDVAFSDADSGFADTQLVLTRKDLLFGSIVAVDEPTRPIYRFTQEDLRKRRVLFVHSGADRGWIQLQVSDGQHQATALLEVQASEPYLRVANGSSLVVPQGGQGTIDTAALHLDTNLDIRSGDEVHYHVTAGPRWGQLLRAGQPVTAFSQQDLLDGAILYSHNGSLSPRDTLAFSVEAGPVHTDATLQVTIALEEPLAPLQLVQNKKIYVFQGEAAEIRRDQLEAAQEAVQPSDIMFSVKSPPSAGYLVMVSHGASADGPPILDPVRSFSQEAVDAGRVLYLHSRPEAWNDTFSLDVASGVGAPLEGIRMELEVLPTAIPLEVQNFSVPEGGIRTLAPPLLRVTGPYFPTLPGLELQVLEPPRHGVLQREERPQDGTISSFSWREVEQQLIRYVHDGSETLTDSFILVANASEIDRQSHPVAFTITILPVNDQPPILTTNTGLQMWEGATVPIPVEALRGTDGDSGPEDLIYTIEQPSNGRVVLQAARGTEVLSFTQAQLDGGLVLFSHTGALDGGFRFSLSDGKHTSPGHFFQVTAQKQVLLSLEGSQTLTVCPGSVQPLSSQTLRASSSAGTDPHHLLYRVVRGPQLGRLFHAQQGSVGEALVNFTQAEVYAGHVLYEHEMPPDPFWEAHDALELQLSSPPAPNVATTLAVAVSFEAACPQRPSRLWRNKGLWVPEGQQAKITVAALDASNFLASIPSPQRPEHDVLFQVTQFPTRGQLLVSEEPLHAGRPHFLQSELVAGQLVYAHGGGGTQQDGFRFRAHLQGPAGASVAGPQTSEAFAITVRDVNERPPRPQASIPLQLTRGSRAPISRAQLSVVDPDSAPGEIEYEVQRAPHSGFLSLAGGSPGPVTRFTQADVDAGRLVFVANGSSVAGIFQLSMSDGASPPLPMSLAVDVLPSAIEVQLQAPLEVPQALGRSPLSRQQLHVVSDREEPDAAYRLLQGPQYGHLLVGGQPASAFSQLQVDQGEVVFAFTNFSSSHDHFRVLALARGVNASAIVNITVRALLHVWTGGPLPQGATLSLDPTILDAGELANRTGSVPRFRLLAGPRHGRVVRMPRARTEPRGSQPVEQFTQQDLEDGRLGLEVGRPEGRSSGPTGDSLTLELWARGVPPAVASVDFATEPYDMARHYSMALLSVPEAARTEAAKPESSTPMNEPGPAASSLVPTVAGGGFLGFLEANMFSVIIPVCLVLLLLALILPLLFYLRKRNKTGKHDVQILTAKPRNGLASDTETFRKVEPGQAIPLTAVPGQGPPPGGQPDPELLQFCRTPNPALKNGQYWV from the exons CTTCCTTCTTTGGTGAGAACCACCTGGAGGTGCCCGTGGCCACAGTCCTGACCAACATAGACCTAGAGCTGCAGTTCTCCACGTCCCAGCCTGAAGCCCTACTGCTCCTGGCAGCAGGTCCAGCTGACCACCTCCTGCTGCAGCTCTACTCTGGACGCCTGCAG GTCAGACTTGTCCTGGGCCAGGAGGAGCTGAGACTACAAACCCCAGCAGGGACGCTGCTGAGTGACTCCATCCCCCACACTGTAGTGCTGACCATTTCAGATGGCTGGGCCATGTTGTCTGTAGATGGGCTTCTGAACGCCTCAGCCCCAGTCCTGGGAGCCCCCCTAGAGGTCCCCTATGGGCTCTTTGTCGGGGGCGTTGGGAGCCTTGGCCTGTCCTACCTGAGGGGAGCCAGCCGACCCCTGAGGGGCTGTCTCTATGCAGCCGTCCTCAATGGCCGCAGCCTCCTCCAGTCACTAACCCCAGATGTGCATGAGGGATGTGCTGAAGAGTTTTCTGCTGGTGACGATGTGGCCCTGGGCTTCTCTGGGCCCCACTCTCTGGCTGCCTTCCCTGCCTGGGGCACTCAGGATGAAGGCACCTTGGAGTTTACACTCACCACGCGGAGCCAGCAGGCACCCCTGGCCTTCCAGGCAGGGGGCCAGCGTGGGGACTTCATCTATGTGGACATATTTGAAGGCCACCTGCGGGCTGTAGTGGAGAAGGGCCAGGGCACTGTATTGCTCCACAACAGTGTGCCTGTGGCTGATGGACAGCCCCATGAGGTCAGTGTCCACATGAACGCTCACCAGCTGGAAATCTCTGTGGACCAGTACCCCACACGTACTTCCAACCGCGGGATCCTCAGCTACCTGGAGCCACGTGGCAGTCTCCTCCTGGGGGGGCTGGATGCAGAGGCCTCTCGTTACCTCCAGGAACACCGCCTGGGCCTGGCACCGGGGGCTGCCAACGCCTCCCTGCTGGGCTGCATGGAGGACCTCAGTGTCAATGGCCAGAGGTGGGGGCTCCGGGAAGCCTTGCTGACTCGTAGCATGGCAGCTGGCTGCAGGCTTGAGGAGGACGAGTATGAAGAGGACGCCTATGGCCCATATGAAGCTTTCTCCACCCTGGCACCTGAGGCGTGGCCGGCCATGGAGCTGCCTGAGCCATGCGTGCCTGAACCAGGGCTGCCTCCTGTCTTTGCCAATTTCACTCAATTGCTGACCATCAGCCCACTGGTGGTGGCTGAGGGTGGCATGGCCTGGCTTGAGTGGCGGCATGTGCAGCCCACGCTGGACCTGACCCAGGCTGAGCTGCGCAAATCCCAGGTGCTGTTCAGCGTGAGCCGAAGTGCACGCCATGGAGAGCTAGAGCTGGACATCCCGGGTGCCCAGACACGGAAAATGTTTACCCTCCTGGACGTCGTGAACCGCAAGGCCCGCTTCGTCCATGATGGCTTTGAGGACACCTCCGACCAGCTGGTGCTGGAGGTGTCCGTGACAGCACGGGCACCTGTTCCCTCATGCCTGCGGAGGGGCCAAACTTACATCCTGCCTGTGCAGATAAACCCTGTCAACGACCCACCCCGCGTCATCTTCCCGCACGGCAGCCTCATGGTGATCCTGGAACACACGCAGAAGCCACTGGGGCCCGAGGTGTTCCAGGCCTACGACCCGGACTCTGCCTGCGAGGGCCTCACCTTCCAGCTCCTTGGCACCCCTGCCAGCCTCCCTGTGGAGCGCCGAGACCAGCCCGGGCAGCCAGCAACTGAGTTCTCTTGCAGGGAGCTGGAGATGGGCAGCCTTGTCTATGTCCACCGCGGTGGCCCTGCACAGGACCTGACATTCCGGGTCAGCGACGGGCTGCAGGCCAGCCCCCCAGCGACACTGAAGGTGGTGGCCGTCCGGCCAGCCATACAGGTCCACCACAGCACAGGGCTGCGCTTGGCTCAGGGCTCCGCTGCACCCATCTTGCCTGCCAACCTGTCAGTGGAGACCAACGCTGTGGGGCAGGACGTGAGTGTGCTGTTCCGAGTCACCGAAGCCCTGCATTTTGGAGAGCTGCAGAAGCAGGGGGCAGGTGGGGTGGAGGGCGCTGAGTGGTGGGCCACGCAGGCTTTCCACCAGCGGGATGTGGAGCAGGGTCGTGTGAGGTACCTGAGCACTGACCCAGAGCACCGCACCAACGATGCTGTGGAGAACCTGACCCTGGAGGTGCAGGTGGGCCAGGAGACCCTGAGCAATCTGTCCTTCCCAGTGACCATTCAGCGAGCCACGGTCTGGATGCTGCAGCTGGAGCCACTGCACATGCAGAACACCCAGCAGGAGGCCCTCACCACAGCCCACCTGGAGGCCACCCTCGAGGAGACAGGCCCAAGCCCCACCACCTTCCACTATGAGGTGGTTCAGGCCCCCAGGAAGGGCAACCTTCAGCTACAGGGCACAAGGCTGTCAGACAGTCAGGGCTTCACCCAGGATGACCTGCAGGCTGGTCGGGTGACCTATGAGGCCACAGCACGTGCCTCGGAGGCAGTCGAGGACAACTTCCGTTTCCGTGTCACAGCTCCACCACACTTCTCCCCACTCTATACCTTCCCCATCCACATTGGTGGTGACCCCGATGCTCCCATCCTCACCAACGTCCTCCTCTTGGTGCctgagggtggggagggtgtCCTCTCTGCTGACCATCTCTTCGTCAAGAGTCTCAACAGTGCCAACTACCTCTATGAGGTCATGGAGCGGCCCCGCCATGGGAGGTTGGCTTGGCGAGGGGCAGAGGACAAGGCTATGATGGTGACCTCTTTCACTAATGAAGACTTGCTGCATGGCCGGCTGGTCTACCAGCACGATGACTCTGAAACCACAGAAGATGATATCCCATTTGTGGCTACCCGCCAGGGTGAAAGCAGTGGTGACATGGCCTGGGAGGAGGTACGGGGTGTCTTCCGAGTGGCCATCCAGCCCGTGAATGATCATGCCCCCGTGCAGACCATCAGCCGCATCTTCCATGTGTCCCGGGGTGGGCGGCGACTGCTGACCACGGACGATGTGGCCTTCAGCGACGCTGACTCGGGCTTTGCTGACACTCAGCTGGTGCTGACCCGCAAGGACCTCCTCTTCGGCAGTATCGTGGCTGTAGATGAGCCCACGCGGCCCATCTACCGCTTCACCCAGGAGGACCTCAGGAAGAGGCGAGTCCTATTTGTGCACTCAGGGGCTGACCGCGGCTGGATCCAGCTGCAGGTGTCCGATGGGCAGCACCAGGCCACAGCACTGCTTGAGGTGCAGGCCTCAGAGCCCTACCTCCGTGTGGCCAATGGCTCCAGCCTTGTGGTCCCTCAAGGAGGCCAGGGCACCATTGACACAGCTGCACTCCACCTGGATACCAACTTGGACATCCGTAGTGGGGATGAGGTCCACTACCATGTCACAGCTGGCCCTCGCTGGGGGCAGCTACTCCGGGCTGGACAGCCAGTCACGGCCTTCTCCCAGCAGGACCTGCTGGATGGAGCCATTCTCTACAGCCACAATGGCAGTCTCAGCCCCCGTGACACCCTGGCCTTCTCCGTGGAAGCAGGACCAGTGCACACAGATGCCACCCTACAAGTGACCATTGCCCTAGAAGAACCACTGGCCCCACTGCAACTGGTCCAGAACAAGAAGATCTACGTTTTCCAGGGGGAGGCAGCTGAGATCAGAAGGGACCAGCtggag GCAGCCCAGGAGGCAGTGCAGCCGTCAGACATCATGTTCTCAGTGAAGAGCCCACCAAGCGCCGGCTACCTGGTGATGGTGTCGCACGGCGCCTCTGCAGATGGGCCACCCATCCTGGACCCCGTGCGTAGCTTCTCTCAAGAGGCAGTGGACGCGGGCAGGGTCCTGTACCTGCACTCCCGCCCTGAGGCCTGGAATGACACCTTCTCCCTGGACGTGGCCTCAGGCGTGGGTGCTCCCCTGGAGGGCATCCGTATGGAGCTGGAGGTGCTGCCCACTGCCATCCCACTGGAGGTGCAGAATTTCAGCGTCCCCGAGGGCGGCATCCGCACCCTGGCCCCTCCACTGCTCCGTGTCACTGGACCCTACTTCCCCACGCTGCCGGGTCTTGAGCTGCAGGTGCTAGAGCCGCCCCGACACGGGGTCCTGCAGAGGGAAGAACGACCTCAGGACGGGACCATCAGCTCCTTTTCCTGGAGAGAG GTGGAGCAGCAGCTGATCCGCTATGTGCATGACGGCAGCGAGACGCTGACAGACAGCTTCATCCTGGTGGCTAATGCCTCGGAGATAGACCGTCAGAGCCATCCTGTGGCCTTCACCATCACCATCCTGCCTGTCAACGACCAgccccccatcctcaccacaaacACAGGCTTGCAG ATGTGGGAGGGGGCCACTGTGCCCATCCCTGTGGAGGCCCTCAGGGGCACAGACGGCGACTCAGGGCCTGAGGACCTGATCTACACCATCGAGCAGCCCAGCAATGGACGGGTGGTGCTTCAGGCAGCACGGGGCACCGAGGTCCTCAGCTTCACACAGGCCCAGCTGGATGGCGGGCTCGTGCTGTTCTCACACACAG GAGCCTTGGATGGAGGCTTCCGCTTCAGCCTCTCCGATGGCAAGCACACTTCGCCTGGACACTTCTTCCAAGTGACAGCCCAGAAGCAAGTGCTCCTGTCATTGGAGGGCAGCCAGACACTGACCGTTTGCCCAG GATCTGTCCAGCCGCTCAGCAGCCAGACCCTGAGAGCCAGCTCCAGTGCAGGCACCGACCCCCACCACCTGCTGTACCGGGTAGTACGGGGCCCCCAGCTTGGCCGGCTGTTCCACGCCCAGCAGGGCAGCGTCGGGGAGGCCCTGGTGAACTTCACTCAGGCTGAG GTGTATGCTGGGCATGTTCTGTATGAGCATGAGATGCCCCCCGATCCCTTCTGGGAGGCCCACGATGCCCTAGAGCTCCAGCTGTCctcaccccctgcccccaacgTGGCCACCACCCTCGCTGTGGCTGTGTCTTTTGAGGCTGCCTGTCCCCAGCGCCCCAGCCGCCTCTGGAGGAACAAAG GTCTCTGGGTTCCTGAGGGCCAGCAGGCCAAGATCACCGTGGCCGCCCTGGACGCCTCCAACTTCCTGGCCAGCATTCCATCACCCCAGCGCCCAGAACATGATGTGCTCTTCCAGGTCACGCAGTTCCCCACCCGGGGCCAGCTGTTGGTGTCCGAGGAGCCCCTCCACGCTGGGCGGCCCCACTTCCTGCAGTCCGAGCTGGTTGCAGGGCAGCTGGTATACGCCCATGGCGGTGGCGGCACCCAACAGGATGGCTTCCGCTTCCGTGCCCACCTCCAGGGGCCAGCGGGGGCCTCTGTGGCGGGACCCCAAACCTCAGAGGCCTTTGCCATCACAGTGCGGGATGTGAATGAGCGGCCACCTCGGCCACAGGCCTCCATCCCACTCCAGCTCACCCGCGGCTCCCGTGCCCCCATCTCCCGGGCCCAGCTGAGTGTGGTAGACCCAGACTCAGCTCCCGGGGAGATCGAGTATGAGGTACAGCGGGCACCCCACAGTGGCTTCCTGAGCCTGGCTGGGGGCAGCCCGGGACCCGTGACCCGCTTCACGCAGGCCGACGTGGATGCAGGACGGCTGGTCTTCGTGGCCAATGGGAGCAGCGTGGCAGGCATCTTCCAGCTGAGCATGTCTGATGGGGCCAGCCCACCCCTACCTATGTCCCTGGCCGTGGACGTCTTGCCATCTGCCATCGAGGTGCAGCTGCAGGCACCCCTAGAGGTGCCCCAAGCTTTAGGGCGCTCCCCACTGAGCCGGCAGCAGCTCCACGTGGTTTCCGATCGGGAGGAGCCGGACGCAGCATACCGCCTCCTCCAGGGGCCCCAGTACGGCCACCTCCTGGTAGGCGGGCAGCCCGCCTCAGCCTTCAGCCAGCTCCAGGTGGACCAGGGTGAGGTAGTCTTTGCCTTCACCAACTTCTCCTCCTCTCACGACCACTTCAGAGTCCTGGCACTGGCCAGGGGTGTCAACGCATCGGCCATAGTGAACATCACCGTCAGGGCTCTGCTGCATGTGTGGACAGGTGGGCCGTTGCCCCAGGGTGCCACCCTGAGCCTGGACCCCACCATCCTAGATGCGGGCGAGCTGGCCAACCGCACGGGCAGTGTGCCCCGCTTCCGGCTCCTGGCGGGACCCCGGCACGGCCGCGTGGTTCGCATGCCCCGGGCCAGGACGGAACCCAGGGGCAGCCAGCCCGTGGAGCAGTTCACTCAGCAGGACCTTGAGGATgggaggctggggctggaggtgggcagGCCAGAGGGTAGGTCCTCCGGCCCCACAGGTGACAGTCTCACTCTGGAGCTGTGGGCACGGGGTGTCCCACCTGCTGTGGCCTCAGTGGACTTTGCCACCGAGCCTTACGATATGGCCCGGCACTACAGCATGGCCCTGCTTAGTGTCCCTGAGGCTGCTCGGACGGAAGCAGCAAAGCCAGAGAGCAGCACCCCCATGAATGAGCCAGGCCCGGCAGCATCCAGCCTTGTGCCCACAGTGGCCGGGGGAGGCTTCCTGGGCTTCCTCGAGGCCAACATGTTCAGCGTCATCATCCCCGTGTGCCTGGTCCTCCTGCTGCTTGCGCTCATCTTGCCTCTGCTCTTCTACCTCCGCAAACGCAACAAGACAGGCAAGCACGATGTCCAGATCCTGACCGCCAAACCCCGCAATGGCCTGGCCAGTGACACTGAGACCTTTCGCAAGGTGGAGCCAGGCCAGGCCATCCCACTCACAGCCGTGCCTGGTCAGGGGCCCCCACCAGGAGGCCAGCCTGACCCAGAGCTGTTGCAGTTCTGCCGGACACCCAACCCTGCCCTCAAGAACGGCCAGTACTGGGTGTGA